From one Octopus bimaculoides isolate UCB-OBI-ISO-001 chromosome 1, ASM119413v2, whole genome shotgun sequence genomic stretch:
- the LOC106876171 gene encoding zinc finger BED domain-containing protein 5-like, whose amino-acid sequence MNSFFAKPSTRTIANDIFQKVDQFFNTHGINWEYVVGVCTDGPPTMLGCRSGFQTMVKEKSPNAFGTHCTLSRQALMAKTMPDHLKNVLNDVAKAVNLIKANSLNWRLFADLCKDNGSDFETLLLYSQVTWLS is encoded by the coding sequence ATGAATTCCTTTTTTGCGAAACCCTCAACCCGAACCATTGCAAACGATATATTCCAGAAAGTGGATCAATTCTTTAACACACATGGCATAAACTGGGAGTACGTTGTTGGGGTGTGCACCGACGGTCCTCCAACAATGCTTGGTTGCCGCTCTGGCTTTCAGACAATGGTGAAGGAGAAGTCTCCTAATGCATTTGGTACGCATTGTACACTTTCTCGCCAAGCATTGATGGCTAAAACAATGCCCGACCATTTGAAGAATGTTTTGAATGATGTGGCCAAAGCGGTAAATTTGATCAAAGCCAATTCTTTAAACTGGCGTCTTTTTGCTGACTTGTGCAAGGACAATGGCTCCGATTTTGAAACGCTTTTACTGTACTCGCAAGTGACGTGGTTATCCTAG